The DNA region TCGCATGCGTGCGCCGGCGCAGGTAGGTCAGGTCAGTATACGTAGCTAGCGTGGCGAAGTGTTCGGGCTTATCGTCCTTCTACTCTGCGACCACAGGGACGCTGAGCCCTGAAGCTCCCAATAATGCGGCGTGCTCTGACCGTGCCGGTGCGCCCGGCTGCTGCGCCCATCCCGTTCCGTTGCGGACGAATCGTCTGCGACGATTCGCTCCAGATCCACCCCATCCGTACGTGTTTCCGGCCGTTGTGCCCGCGGTGCCTGCACTGCAGCtatcacggcggcggcggctcacgCGAGCCGACTCCGTCGCTGGCACTCCGCTACAGCGCTAGCGAGCGGCGAACGGGCGGAGGAGACCGCGAAGTCGGTGTCGAGGATCGCCGTGGCATGTAGGTGATGACGGCGACGAGTCCACGGCTGCGGCACACGCAGCAGCTTCGGCTCCCTTGGGACGGGAAGGACAGACGATGGCTGCTACAGCTACTCTGGTAGGGTAAAATGTGCTGGAATTGGACGTACTGTGTTTAGTTCGGCAGGCGTGAAGGTaaattttttttttaaagaaatcttatcaatttgaagtactaaataaagtctatttataaaattttttgcatggatgggttgtaaatcgcgagacgaatctaatgatgctaattaatccataattaagcaataattagcggatagTTACTGTAGCATTCTGTTGCAAAATCGTGGATTAAgcaggctcattagattcgtctcgcgatttacagcccatccatacaaaaagttttgtaaatagacttcgtTTAAGATTCCTTTAAAAATTTTAAGTTTACGGTTTTTTTAAGGGGTGGAAACTAAACAGCTCTAAGTATTGGGCTGACGAACAATTAAGGCTGGTAAAGCGTTGGGGCTACCAGCAGCATTCCCTGACAGGATCAGATCAGATATTAGTTAAATATCTTCAGCAGGAACTGATCTAACACCATGTGACCAGAGATTTGTTTTTGTTCAGTCTGTCAACTTGAGCTCCAGTTCGTTCAAGTTAAGAGCTCAAGTGGTCAGATCGAGAATAAAAGATGAGCATCCAGGCGAAGATCTCCAGCCATGACAGACCGAGACAGGTAGGTCATCGTGCCAGGACAGCAAACGAAGCAGGGGCGCACTCGACGATGCAGCAGCCGAAAGCAACCGACGAGATCAAATCCCTAAATTCCGATGTAAAATCAGTGAAAATCACACGGAATCCGACCAGGCTAAAATAGCAGCACGGTGACGGTTCTGCACAACGGAGAAACAAAACTACGGTTCCACTTCCATCAGATGGTCAAGAGGTTCAATTGCAAGTTTCAATAAATGTCCTGCAGATCATCAGGCAAAAAGGGCTACAAGCCTCATACACGCTGGGCGAAGCCAGCGACCTGCACCGCCGATGGGCAGCAGTTCTGAGTGAGAGAATCTATGAACGACGCTGGAGTTTCTTTTATTCAAAACACAGGAGCAGCAATTGCTCTCTCTGAGTATGGGTGGAGTTTACTCGAGGCATGAGTAAGCAAGCGCCTTCTCCTCGGACAGCTCCTGGGCGGTCGCGtccatcttcttcctcgagaaCTCGTCGATGGGAAGGCCTATCATGACAAGATAAAACACATCAGACAAGTTGGAATATGGCAATTCTAGGAAGCAAGATGCATTGTAATTTAcgggaagaaaaaaaaaacagcatAGCTACTTTCTAGTGAGTAGAACAGCCagtcccccccccctctccctcctcctctaAATCCTCCATAATTACACATGCATGCAGCCTTTCAGACAACAAAAGCAAGGGACGAAACTACATGATCTAGCTATCCATGACAAAGAAACTAGAAATATACTTTACAGAAGAACAAGGCACCAAACAATTCAACATCAATCATCATACCTTGAACGATTTTCCATTCACCACCGCTGCATGTTACTGGGAATGAGTAGATCAGTCCAGCAGGCACACCGTACGAACCATCGGAGTATACACCCATGGAAACATATGTTCCCTACAACCATGTAATTGAAGGCGTTGATACTAGTGTACACTTAAAACCAATAGAAACGAGAGGTCCAAGGCATCAAAGCTAACCTCAGGGGTTCCAAGAACCCAATCACGAATGTGGTCACAAGCAGAGCTGGCAGCAGAAAGGGCACTGGAGAGCTTTCTTGCCTTGATGATTGCAGCACCACGCTGCTGGACGGTTGTGATGAATTCCCCATTAAGCCTGTTAAAATGAAGGGTGACCCATCAGTTCCTATCTGCCAGCAAAATAGAAACAGACACCAATATTTAGTAACTGTAGCATTTCTGACTTACCATGCATCATCAGCAACAAGTTCACGAACAGGCTTCTCTCCACTGGAAGTCTTCACTGTGGCATGGTTAACATCAGGGTACTGAGTGGACGAGTGGTTACCCCAGATAATAACATTCTTCACGTCACTGACTTGGACATTAAGCCTCTCAGAAATCTGGCCAAGAGCCCTGTTGTGGTCCAGGCGGGTCAAGCAAGTAACATTCCTCTCAGGGATAGATGGAGCAAATTCTTTCAAGATAAGAGCATTAGTGTTTGCTGGGTTGGCAACAACCAAAACCTGCAGAGCAGTTTGTAAATCAACGGATGGAAACATCAAAGAAACATAATAAAGCAGACCTGACTTCTCCAAAAACCAAGGGTACAAAACAATTGAAATTTAGATATATCATTTGATTTCACATTTTGTTGAGGATCCTTGTGTGAAGCATGCAAACTCAAAAAATAGGGCAAGCCCATTTCATAGTGGCCAGAGAATGCACTATGAATGTATCACCACCCAGATGACTAAACCAAGTGCATGATGACAACGGTTCAAATTGATAACGCACCCTCTGGTAGTTTCAGATTTTTTTTTAGAAGTGGACCACCTAAATCACTGAACTGAGTGATTGATGACAGTCTTTCACCACCTACAAATTCGAGTGCATGATAACAGCTACTAAAATATTTTAAGGTGATGGCAGTGTATCACCACCTTTGATGAAATTGAGTGCATGATGACAGCTACTTAAAAATAGGAAGGTATATATATGCTGCAGCCTATACCTTGCAGTTGGGGGCAGCATGGGCTTCGAGGGCAGATGCTTGAGCTTTGTAGATTGAAACATTTTTTGACATAACATCCTTCCTTTCCATTCCCTCCTTCCTGGGGAATCCACCAACCATGACCGCAACATTCACGCCAGTGCAGGCCTCCACAACATCAGTTGTTGCAACAACTCCTATAGTTTACCAACATTTAAACACCAGCAATAAAGATAATTCACATAGAAGAGGAAGCACTTCTCAAAAGAACTATGAAAGCGAATCAGCTTACCCTTAAGAAGAGGAAATGCGGCATCAACCAACTCCATCTTAACACCATTAAGAGCTTCAGCCGCTGGCGGAATGTCAAGCATGTGCAGAATAACAGGTTGGTCTGCGCCAAGCATAACTCCTCTAGCAATCATTGGAACAAGCGCATATCCGATTTGTCCTATCCAACAAAAATACAAATTAGCTCACATTGTTTCGTAAAGATTAGCGGAAACCTAGAGAAAGACTACTGTTCAAATGTCCCTTTGTGCAAATTGCTTTTACTATGGCAACAGTGAGAATGAATATGTAATCCTAACACAGAAATAAAATGTGTTCATCTCTACTTGGTTTCCAGAAAACAACTTTTACAGATGATATTATGTGGGACCCTTTCATAAAAATTAAACTGTTGTTCGAATGGAAAATTCACTCAAAACCCTAAGATTCCCGTTAGTTTCACTTAACCCCTGCTTTCATCAGGTTTCCATTAGTTGATAGATTGCGCCTAGCCAATTCATTTCCAGTTTTCTCAATACCAGGGGTTGCTAGAAGAAAGGTAGCATTACCCCCAGCTGGCTTCACCTAGTCCTAACTGCACATCTTACAGTATTTTCATGAACAAGAGGCCACAAAACCAAATGAATATATCAATATCCCTACTACAAACATACTTATTGTTGATACATCTTTAGAGCAATATGACAACCATTTAATGCTGCTAATACCATCCAACAAGGTATCTGAGCAGATGTGAGGAGAAAAAGGGTCCCTATCACTGTTGATATAATCATGTGGAACTCAAAAGTAAATATGCATTGGACACAAGCTCAAATACCATGAAGGCCAACATGGGCAGCAGACAATAATTGATGAAAAGATGTATTGTGGTTTAGATGCATATCAGAATAGCTCCATCATGTCTGCAATTGTATTACTAATGCTATACA from Panicum hallii strain FIL2 chromosome 9, PHallii_v3.1, whole genome shotgun sequence includes:
- the LOC112875553 gene encoding malate dehydrogenase, cytoplasmic is translated as MAKEPMRVLVTGAAGQIGYALVPMIARGVMLGADQPVILHMLDIPPAAEALNGVKMELVDAAFPLLKGVVATTDVVEACTGVNVAVMVGGFPRKEGMERKDVMSKNVSIYKAQASALEAHAAPNCKVLVVANPANTNALILKEFAPSIPERNVTCLTRLDHNRALGQISERLNVQVSDVKNVIIWGNHSSTQYPDVNHATVKTSSGEKPVRELVADDAWLNGEFITTVQQRGAAIIKARKLSSALSAASSACDHIRDWVLGTPEGTYVSMGVYSDGSYGVPAGLIYSFPVTCSGGEWKIVQGLPIDEFSRKKMDATAQELSEEKALAYSCLE